One Cellulosimicrobium protaetiae genomic region harbors:
- a CDS encoding SOS response-associated peptidase, whose translation MCGRYASFRDAQDLADEFAIADIADDARLLPPSWNLAPTDPVRIVVERAARDTGEVRRSLRLARWGLVPSWSKDPKGGARMINARAESILDKPAFAKPFGVRRCLVPADGYYEWRVLPDGASPAGSAGSAPRRGKVPKQPYWITPGDGESAAFAGLYEFWRDRTKADDDPDRWLVSTTIITTDAAPYLAEIHDRMPLALPSDAWDAWLDPAVDARGAADLLGLGGPHDDVPMVAREISTLVNSVTNDGPGLLEAV comes from the coding sequence ATGTGCGGACGCTATGCCTCCTTCCGGGACGCGCAGGACCTCGCGGACGAGTTCGCGATCGCGGACATCGCCGACGACGCGCGGCTCCTGCCCCCGTCGTGGAACCTCGCGCCGACCGACCCGGTGCGGATCGTCGTCGAGCGTGCGGCGAGGGACACGGGCGAGGTCCGGCGCTCGCTGCGCCTGGCGCGCTGGGGCCTCGTGCCGTCGTGGTCCAAGGACCCGAAGGGCGGCGCGCGCATGATCAACGCGCGCGCGGAGTCGATCCTCGACAAGCCGGCGTTCGCCAAGCCGTTCGGCGTGCGCCGCTGCCTGGTCCCCGCGGACGGGTACTACGAGTGGCGGGTCCTGCCCGACGGCGCGTCCCCGGCCGGGTCCGCGGGCTCCGCGCCGCGCCGCGGCAAGGTCCCCAAGCAGCCGTACTGGATCACGCCCGGCGACGGCGAGAGCGCCGCGTTCGCGGGGCTCTACGAGTTCTGGCGCGACCGGACCAAGGCGGACGACGACCCCGACCGCTGGCTCGTCTCGACGACGATCATCACGACGGACGCGGCGCCGTACCTGGCCGAGATCCACGACCGCATGCCGCTCGCCCTGCCCTCCGACGCGTGGGACGCGTGGCTCGACCCGGCGGTCGACGCCCGAGGAGCGGCCGACCTGCTCGGGCTCGGGGGCCCGCACGACGACGTCCCGATGGTCGCGCGCGAGATCTCGACGCTGGTCAACTCGGTGACGAACGACGGGCCCGGCCTGCTCGAGGCCGTCTGA
- a CDS encoding LCP family protein, producing the protein MPSTAPASSSPRSRPRATPTTHSRKGGEKPSGGPHHARALRSHRVARAVGLVLTGALVFVAVGAGAVYLDLKSKITVSDVSDLVVGGPVVEPPKDPSDPFAGKALNILVMGTDYRDAENAAIAGEEEGMRSDTTFIVHVSGDRTRMEVVSIPRDSLVDLPACNLPDGSMSGPRRNTMFNEAFQIGSGGVDDMTHAAACTITAVQDLTGVPITNHVVVKMTGVIGVVDAINGVTMCFPEPVKENPRYGTLDLPAGEHTLTGSEAINFLRARHGTGMGLEMGSDLTRIARQQAFIDSAVRELLSQNIITNSPQLYGVIEAVLSSISADPTIADPTALAGLAFSLRAINPSEVVFTQVPVVEAASNRNRVEWTSEADAIWQRLIDDAPAPGQELPVTDPRDDATAPADGTTDPATGTDPGTTDPGTTDPGAGTTDPGTTDPGTTPETPVEELQPGVCP; encoded by the coding sequence GTGCCATCGACCGCCCCCGCCTCGTCGTCCCCGCGCTCGCGGCCCCGCGCGACGCCGACGACGCACTCCCGGAAGGGCGGCGAGAAGCCCTCCGGCGGCCCGCACCACGCACGAGCGCTGCGCTCCCACCGCGTGGCGCGGGCGGTCGGCCTCGTGCTCACCGGGGCCCTCGTGTTCGTCGCCGTCGGGGCCGGGGCCGTGTACCTCGACCTCAAGTCGAAGATCACCGTGAGCGACGTCTCCGACCTCGTCGTCGGCGGGCCGGTGGTCGAACCCCCGAAGGACCCGTCCGACCCGTTCGCCGGCAAGGCGCTCAACATCCTCGTCATGGGCACGGACTACCGCGACGCCGAGAACGCCGCGATCGCGGGCGAGGAAGAGGGCATGCGGTCGGACACGACGTTCATCGTGCACGTGTCCGGTGACCGCACCCGCATGGAGGTCGTGTCCATCCCGCGCGACTCGCTCGTCGACCTGCCGGCCTGCAACCTCCCCGACGGGTCGATGTCCGGCCCGCGACGCAACACGATGTTCAACGAGGCGTTCCAGATCGGCTCGGGCGGGGTCGACGACATGACGCACGCCGCCGCGTGCACCATCACCGCGGTGCAGGACCTCACGGGCGTGCCCATCACCAACCACGTCGTCGTCAAGATGACCGGGGTGATCGGCGTGGTCGACGCCATCAACGGCGTCACCATGTGCTTCCCGGAGCCGGTCAAGGAGAACCCGCGGTACGGCACCCTCGACCTCCCCGCGGGTGAGCACACGCTCACCGGCAGCGAGGCGATCAACTTCCTCCGGGCCCGCCACGGCACCGGCATGGGCCTCGAGATGGGGTCCGACCTCACGCGCATCGCGCGCCAGCAGGCGTTCATCGACTCGGCCGTGCGCGAGCTGTTGTCCCAGAACATCATCACCAACTCGCCCCAGCTCTACGGGGTCATCGAGGCCGTGCTCAGCTCCATCAGCGCCGACCCGACGATCGCGGACCCGACGGCGCTCGCGGGTCTCGCGTTCAGCCTCCGTGCCATCAACCCGTCCGAGGTCGTCTTCACCCAGGTGCCCGTCGTCGAGGCGGCGAGCAACCGCAACCGTGTCGAGTGGACGTCCGAGGCCGACGCGATCTGGCAGCGGCTCATCGACGACGCGCCCGCACCCGGCCAGGAACTGCCCGTCACCGACCCGCGCGACGACGCGACCGCGCCCGCGGACGGCACGACCGACCCGGCGACCGGCACCGACCCGGGGACGACCGACCCGGGGACGACCGACCCGGGGGCGGGAACGACCGACCCCGGAACCACGGACCCGGGCACGACGCCCGAGACCCCGGTCGAGGAGCTGCAGCCCGGAGTCTGCCCGTAG
- a CDS encoding adenylate/guanylate cyclase domain-containing protein produces MPADPEQNEPVPTAPSPNGGEGGEPAPDTEATEAVLDEALLGGPRTLTVERLAERAGVDEQRVRAYWQALGLPLTEGEEHAFTEKDAQALADVFAFAETERLDDRALTTLIRSTGHTTERLVLWQVEALVEHLTRRFDLDDTSARLLVLDRLPELAPVLEEQLLHAWRRQLAAVAGRFAVEFSDARATAVDEHELPLPRAVGFADIVSFTQRTRGLGSSELAEFVQLFETSARDVITAAGGRVVKTIGDAVLYVADDVATGARVALGLAAAGGREEDVDVPPVRVSLVWGRVLSRFGDVFGPSVNLAARLVDIAEPTTVLVDRQTAGLLASDQRFALTAQPETEVQGLGTIEPVRLQWAYRG; encoded by the coding sequence GTGCCCGCGGACCCTGAGCAGAACGAGCCCGTCCCCACCGCCCCGTCCCCGAACGGCGGGGAGGGCGGCGAGCCGGCCCCGGACACCGAGGCGACGGAGGCGGTGCTCGACGAGGCGCTGCTGGGCGGCCCCCGCACCCTCACCGTCGAGCGGCTCGCAGAACGCGCGGGCGTCGACGAGCAGCGCGTGCGCGCCTACTGGCAGGCGCTCGGCCTCCCGCTCACCGAGGGCGAGGAGCACGCGTTCACCGAGAAGGACGCGCAGGCGCTCGCGGACGTGTTCGCGTTCGCCGAGACGGAGCGGCTCGACGACCGCGCCCTGACGACCCTCATCCGGTCCACGGGACACACGACCGAGCGCCTCGTGCTCTGGCAGGTCGAGGCGCTCGTGGAGCACCTGACGCGCCGGTTCGACCTCGACGACACGAGCGCGCGACTGCTCGTCCTCGACCGGCTTCCCGAGCTCGCGCCCGTCCTCGAGGAGCAGCTCCTGCACGCGTGGCGCCGCCAGCTCGCCGCGGTCGCCGGGCGGTTCGCGGTCGAGTTCTCGGACGCGCGGGCCACCGCGGTCGACGAGCACGAGCTCCCGCTCCCGCGTGCGGTCGGGTTCGCGGACATCGTCTCCTTCACGCAGCGGACCCGCGGGCTCGGGTCGAGCGAGCTCGCGGAGTTCGTCCAGCTCTTCGAGACGAGCGCGCGCGACGTCATCACGGCCGCGGGCGGGCGCGTCGTCAAGACGATCGGCGACGCCGTGCTCTACGTCGCGGACGACGTCGCCACGGGCGCACGCGTCGCGCTCGGCCTGGCCGCCGCGGGCGGGAGGGAGGAGGACGTCGACGTGCCCCCCGTCCGGGTGAGCCTCGTGTGGGGTCGCGTGCTCTCGCGGTTCGGGGACGTGTTCGGGCCGAGCGTCAACCTGGCCGCGCGCCTCGTGGACATCGCCGAGCCGACGACGGTCCTCGTCGACCGTCAGACCGCGGGTCTGCTCGCGAGCGACCAGCGCTTCGCGCTCACGGCGCAGCCCGAGACCGAGGTGCAAGGGCTCGGCACGATCGAGCCGGTGCGCCTGCAGTGGGCCTACCGCGGCTGA
- a CDS encoding multidrug effflux MFS transporter: MPSSSVDPAVPRPRSSARWVLLLGALATLPALTVDMYLPLLPEVGAELGAPDSLAQLTLSGMLLGGAVGQLVIGPLSDRYGRRLPVLVGLSLHVVTSLLCALAPNIGILIGLRVLQGFFNASASVVAIAAIRDRFTGSDAARILSRLMLVIGLAPLLAPSIGSFIGSHASWRAVFWVLALGGLALGAIVLFWMPESLPLERRRPAGARTVLRGYASLLRDRHFVALAVLPGLGQAVLMSYVVGSPFVLQEGYGLSHGQFALLFAVNGIGLVLSAQANAALVRRVAPVRLLRTALVVQGVFAVGLLVVAVTGAGGIVGIVAALFLVLSMQGMIPANASALALTRHGEIAGTAAAVIGAFQSGVAGLVSPLVGVLGGDAVAMATVMLGAVVASLLVLAFATPAFRRGGWHTPV, encoded by the coding sequence ATGCCCTCTTCCTCGGTCGACCCCGCCGTGCCCCGACCGAGATCGTCCGCCCGCTGGGTGCTGCTGCTCGGCGCGCTCGCCACGCTCCCCGCGCTCACGGTCGACATGTACCTGCCCCTGCTGCCCGAGGTGGGAGCCGAGCTCGGCGCTCCCGACTCGCTCGCGCAGCTCACGCTGTCGGGGATGCTGCTCGGCGGCGCCGTCGGCCAGCTCGTCATCGGGCCCCTGTCCGACCGGTACGGCAGGCGGCTGCCGGTCCTCGTCGGGCTCTCGCTGCACGTCGTGACCTCGCTCCTGTGCGCGCTCGCCCCCAACATCGGCATCCTCATCGGGCTGCGCGTGCTCCAGGGGTTCTTCAACGCGTCCGCCTCCGTCGTCGCGATCGCCGCGATCCGCGACCGCTTCACCGGGTCGGACGCCGCGCGCATCCTCTCGCGCCTCATGCTCGTCATCGGGCTCGCGCCTCTGCTCGCACCCTCGATCGGCTCGTTCATCGGGTCGCACGCCTCGTGGCGCGCGGTGTTCTGGGTCCTCGCGCTCGGCGGCCTCGCGCTCGGCGCGATCGTGCTGTTCTGGATGCCTGAGTCCCTGCCGCTCGAGCGGCGGCGACCCGCCGGGGCGCGCACCGTCCTGCGCGGCTACGCGAGCCTCCTGCGCGACCGCCACTTCGTCGCGCTCGCCGTCCTCCCCGGCCTCGGCCAGGCCGTGCTCATGAGCTACGTCGTCGGGTCGCCGTTCGTCCTCCAGGAGGGGTACGGGCTGAGCCACGGGCAGTTCGCGCTCCTCTTCGCCGTCAACGGGATCGGCCTCGTGCTCTCCGCGCAGGCGAACGCCGCGCTCGTGCGCCGGGTCGCGCCCGTCCGCCTGCTCCGGACCGCGCTCGTCGTGCAGGGGGTCTTCGCCGTCGGGCTCCTCGTGGTCGCCGTGACCGGCGCCGGCGGGATCGTCGGCATCGTCGCCGCCCTGTTCCTCGTCCTGTCGATGCAGGGCATGATCCCCGCGAACGCGTCGGCGCTCGCGCTCACCCGGCACGGCGAGATCGCGGGCACGGCCGCGGCCGTCATCGGGGCGTTCCAGTCCGGCGTCGCCGGGCTCGTGAGCCCGCTCGTGGGTGTCCTCGGGGGCGACGCCGTGGCGATGGCGACCGTCATGCTCGGCGCCGTCGTCGCGTCCCTGCTCGTCCTGGCGTTCGCCACGCCCGCGTTCCGCCGCGGGGGTTGGCACACCCCGGTCTGA
- a CDS encoding CpaF family protein, protein MLEMSADTHAVGVLEGEVRELVRRRGVDPVRDRAAVDQLVRDAVADYETRSALGAVAPLADPTAAGRAVVDAVAGLGPLQPYLDDPEIEEIWINAPSQVFVARGGRSELTTTILTAEQVRDLVEQMLRSSGRRLDLSSPFVDASLPGGERLHVVIPDVTRSEWAVNIRKHVVRAAHLDDLVRLGSLTPQAAVFLDASVRAGLNVLVAGATQAGKTTMLNALAGSVPPTQRVVTCEEVFELRFAVRDVVSMQCRQPSLEGTGEIPLRRLVKEALRMRPDRIVIGEVREAESLDLLIALNAGVPGMCTIHANSAREAITKMCTLPLLAGENVSDRFVVPTVASAIDLVVHLGVDAAGQRVVREILGVTGRVEQGVVEAAEIFVRTGDHLVRADGFPPRAERFARAGIDLAAVLRHAGSQPVPSPGTTAWTGAV, encoded by the coding sequence ATGCTCGAGATGTCTGCGGACACGCACGCCGTCGGCGTGCTCGAGGGCGAGGTGCGCGAGCTCGTCCGGCGGCGCGGGGTCGACCCGGTGCGGGACCGGGCGGCCGTCGACCAGCTGGTGCGCGACGCCGTCGCCGACTACGAGACGCGCAGTGCGCTCGGGGCCGTCGCGCCGCTCGCCGACCCGACCGCGGCCGGTCGCGCCGTGGTCGACGCCGTCGCCGGGCTCGGGCCGCTCCAGCCCTACCTCGACGACCCCGAGATCGAGGAGATCTGGATCAACGCGCCCTCCCAGGTGTTCGTCGCACGGGGTGGGCGGTCGGAGCTCACGACGACGATCCTCACCGCCGAGCAGGTGCGCGACCTCGTCGAGCAGATGCTCCGCTCGTCCGGCCGCCGGCTCGACCTGTCGAGCCCGTTCGTCGACGCCTCGCTCCCCGGCGGCGAGCGGCTGCACGTCGTGATCCCCGACGTCACGCGCAGCGAGTGGGCCGTCAACATCCGCAAGCACGTCGTCCGCGCTGCGCACCTCGACGACCTCGTCCGCCTCGGGTCGCTCACCCCGCAGGCAGCGGTCTTCCTCGACGCCTCGGTCCGCGCCGGTCTCAACGTCCTCGTCGCGGGCGCGACGCAGGCGGGCAAGACGACGATGCTCAACGCGCTCGCGGGCTCCGTCCCGCCCACCCAGCGCGTGGTCACGTGCGAGGAGGTGTTCGAGCTCCGGTTCGCCGTGCGGGACGTCGTCTCCATGCAATGCCGTCAGCCGAGCCTCGAGGGAACCGGCGAGATCCCCCTGCGCCGCCTCGTCAAGGAGGCGCTGCGCATGCGCCCGGACCGGATCGTCATCGGCGAGGTGCGCGAGGCGGAGAGCCTCGACCTCCTGATCGCGCTCAACGCCGGCGTTCCCGGCATGTGCACGATCCACGCGAACTCGGCCCGCGAGGCGATCACCAAGATGTGCACGTTGCCGCTGCTCGCGGGCGAGAACGTGTCGGACCGGTTCGTCGTCCCGACCGTCGCGTCGGCGATCGACCTGGTCGTGCACCTGGGGGTCGACGCCGCCGGGCAGCGCGTCGTCCGAGAGATCCTCGGCGTCACCGGACGGGTCGAGCAGGGAGTGGTCGAGGCTGCAGAGATCTTCGTCCGAACCGGTGACCACCTCGTCCGGGCCGACGGCTTCCCGCCGCGCGCGGAGAGGTTCGCGCGCGCCGGGATCGACCTGGCGGCGGTGCTCCGCCACGCTGGCTCCCAGCCCGTGCCGTCGCCGGGAACCACGGCGTGGACGGGGGCGGTCTGA
- a CDS encoding type II secretion system F family protein has translation MGVVVGFLLGAGLFCVWWSFWVPGPPRERRADGWVVRTQDLLVQAGAPSVSPGALVATSAGVGVVVLLVSAVLVRSVTIATCFAAIAALAPTLLVHSRARRRRARLRDAWPEVLDHLASGVRAGLPLPEAVGQLGERGPVELRDPFTRFAHDYRASGRFGDCLDRLKERLADPVADRIVEALRLTRDVGGTDLGRLLRTLSTFLREDARTRGELEARQSWTVNGARLAVAGPWVVLGFLATRPETAAAYNSLTGALVLGAGAACSVAAYRLMLRIGRLPEEERVLR, from the coding sequence GTGGGCGTCGTCGTGGGCTTCCTGCTGGGAGCCGGTCTCTTCTGCGTCTGGTGGTCGTTCTGGGTCCCGGGTCCGCCGCGAGAACGCCGGGCGGACGGCTGGGTCGTGCGCACGCAGGACCTGCTCGTCCAGGCGGGTGCGCCGTCCGTCTCGCCGGGAGCGCTGGTGGCGACCAGCGCGGGTGTCGGGGTCGTGGTGCTCCTCGTCTCCGCCGTCCTCGTCCGGTCCGTGACGATCGCGACGTGCTTCGCCGCCATCGCCGCCTTGGCGCCCACCTTGCTCGTGCACTCCCGCGCCCGGCGGCGCCGGGCACGGTTGCGAGACGCCTGGCCCGAGGTGCTCGACCACCTCGCCTCCGGGGTGCGTGCCGGGCTCCCGTTGCCCGAGGCGGTCGGCCAGCTCGGCGAGCGCGGCCCGGTCGAGCTGAGGGATCCCTTCACCCGGTTCGCGCACGACTACCGGGCGTCCGGCCGCTTCGGCGACTGCCTCGACCGGCTCAAGGAACGGCTCGCGGACCCGGTCGCGGACCGGATCGTCGAGGCCCTGCGCCTGACGCGGGACGTGGGCGGGACGGACCTGGGGCGGCTCCTGCGCACCCTCTCGACGTTCCTGCGGGAGGACGCCCGCACGCGGGGCGAGCTGGAGGCGCGCCAGTCGTGGACCGTCAACGGCGCGCGGCTCGCCGTGGCGGGCCCGTGGGTCGTCCTCGGGTTCCTGGCGACACGACCGGAGACGGCGGCGGCGTACAACTCCTTGACGGGGGCCCTGGTCCTCGGCGCGGGCGCGGCGTGCTCGGTCGCCGCGTACCGGCTCATGCTGCGGATCGGGCGGCTGCCCGAGGAGGAGCGGGTCCTGCGATGA
- a CDS encoding pyridoxal phosphate-dependent aminotransferase: protein MTDLPPGRWQAAARATGLLGADGTVASTVFAEMTALAQRTGAINLGQGFPDVDGPATVKHAAIRAIEDGHNQYPPGPGILELRNAVASHQYRHYGLDPDPETEVLVTTGATEALAATILALAGPGDDVVTLEPFYDAHAACIALAGANHVTVPLVPGADRFRLDLDALRVAVTDRTRLIIVNSPHNPTGTVLDLDELDAIAAGARRHDAVVVTDEVYEHLTFDDARHVPIATLPGMRQRTIAISSAGKTFSFTGWKIGWLHGPEPLVTAVRTVKQFLTYTSGAPFQPAIADALSDDETPRALADSLAARRDVLCAGLVRAGFDVVVPQGTYFVIADGAPLGFEDGTALCRELPVLAGVVAVPVSAFCTPGSTTARTLVSRVRFTFVKRPEVLHEAVGRLSRLGAARRA from the coding sequence ATGACGGACCTCCCGCCCGGCCGCTGGCAGGCCGCCGCCCGCGCCACCGGCCTCCTCGGCGCGGACGGCACGGTGGCGTCGACGGTCTTCGCCGAGATGACGGCCCTCGCGCAGCGCACGGGCGCGATCAACCTGGGGCAGGGGTTCCCGGACGTCGACGGCCCGGCGACGGTCAAGCACGCGGCGATCCGCGCGATCGAGGACGGCCACAACCAGTACCCGCCGGGGCCAGGAATCCTCGAGCTGCGCAACGCCGTCGCGAGCCACCAGTACCGGCACTACGGGCTGGACCCCGACCCGGAGACCGAGGTCCTCGTGACGACGGGCGCGACGGAGGCCCTCGCCGCGACGATCCTCGCGCTGGCCGGCCCGGGCGACGACGTCGTGACCCTCGAGCCGTTCTACGACGCGCACGCCGCGTGCATCGCGCTCGCGGGGGCGAACCACGTCACCGTCCCGCTCGTGCCGGGCGCGGACCGCTTCCGGCTCGACCTCGACGCCCTGCGCGTGGCCGTCACCGACCGCACGCGGCTGATCATCGTGAACTCGCCGCACAACCCCACGGGCACGGTGCTGGACCTCGACGAGCTCGACGCGATCGCGGCCGGCGCGCGCCGCCACGACGCGGTCGTCGTCACGGACGAGGTGTACGAGCACCTGACGTTCGACGACGCCCGGCACGTGCCGATCGCGACGTTGCCCGGCATGCGGCAGCGCACGATCGCGATCTCGTCAGCCGGCAAGACGTTCTCGTTCACCGGCTGGAAGATCGGCTGGCTGCACGGCCCGGAGCCGCTCGTCACCGCGGTCCGCACGGTCAAGCAGTTCCTCACGTACACGTCGGGCGCGCCGTTCCAGCCCGCGATCGCCGACGCGCTCTCCGACGACGAGACCCCGCGCGCGCTCGCCGACTCGCTCGCCGCGCGTCGGGACGTGCTGTGCGCGGGCCTCGTCCGTGCCGGGTTCGACGTCGTGGTGCCGCAGGGCACGTACTTCGTCATCGCCGACGGCGCCCCGCTCGGGTTCGAGGACGGCACCGCCCTGTGCCGCGAGCTGCCCGTCCTCGCGGGCGTCGTCGCCGTCCCCGTGAGCGCCTTCTGCACGCCGGGGTCGACGACGGCCCGGACGTTGGTCTCCCGCGTGCGGTTCACGTTCGTCAAGCGCCCGGAGGTGCTGCACGAGGCGGTGGGACGGCTGTCCCGCCTCGGCGCCGCGCGGCGCGCCTGA
- a CDS encoding type II secretion system F family protein, protein MTVDVSLPGAVIGALGGLGMLLVLSGVRHRAIRLDERLAPYLRTQDRTSVLLRDQPTRTPFPTVERLVAPLLVDAGRALERFGSTTADVRRRLDRAGWPQSVEQFRARQLVWGVVGLAVGTLAAVVLAATRGSAVVSLVLLALVCGVGGVVVCDHLLSRAVRRREDRMLAEFPTVAELLALAVNAGEGPVAALERVATTAHGELSGELRATLASVRAGTPLARALEQLADRTGLPSLTRFAEGVAVAVERGTPLAEVLRAQAQDVRESGRRALMEVGGKKEVAMMVPVVFLILPVTVVFAVYPSLATLRLGF, encoded by the coding sequence ATGACCGTCGACGTGTCCTTGCCGGGTGCGGTGATCGGGGCCCTGGGTGGCCTCGGGATGCTCCTCGTCCTGTCCGGCGTGCGCCACCGCGCGATCCGTCTCGACGAGCGGCTCGCCCCGTACCTGCGCACCCAGGACCGGACGTCGGTGCTGCTGCGCGACCAGCCGACCCGGACGCCGTTCCCGACGGTCGAGCGTCTCGTCGCCCCGCTGCTCGTGGACGCCGGGCGGGCCCTGGAGCGCTTCGGGTCCACGACCGCCGACGTGCGCCGCCGCCTCGACCGCGCCGGCTGGCCCCAGAGCGTGGAGCAGTTCCGTGCGCGCCAGCTCGTCTGGGGCGTCGTCGGGCTCGCCGTCGGCACGCTCGCGGCGGTCGTGCTCGCCGCGACGCGCGGCTCCGCCGTCGTCTCGCTCGTCCTCCTCGCGCTCGTGTGCGGCGTGGGCGGGGTCGTCGTGTGCGACCACCTGCTGTCGCGCGCCGTGCGGCGCCGCGAGGACCGGATGCTCGCCGAGTTCCCGACGGTCGCCGAGCTCCTCGCCCTGGCGGTGAACGCCGGCGAGGGTCCGGTCGCAGCACTCGAGCGGGTCGCCACGACGGCGCACGGTGAGCTGTCGGGCGAGCTGCGCGCGACCCTGGCGTCGGTGCGCGCCGGGACGCCGCTCGCGCGCGCTCTCGAGCAGCTCGCCGACAGGACGGGGCTGCCGAGCCTCACGAGGTTCGCCGAGGGCGTCGCGGTCGCGGTCGAACGAGGGACTCCGCTCGCCGAGGTGCTGCGAGCGCAGGCGCAGGACGTCCGGGAGTCCGGGCGTCGCGCGCTCATGGAGGTGGGGGGAAAGAAGGAGGTGGCGATGATGGTCCCGGTCGTCTTCCTCATCCTGCCGGTGACGGTGGTCTTCGCGGTCTACCCGTCGCTGGCGACCCTCCGGCTCGGGTTCTGA